The window TGAAAGGCAGAAGCCCCTTGCATGGTGGGATAACATTGGAGGGTGGCAGAGGAAGGGGGTGATGTGGCCACCTCCTCCTGATAAGATCTGTGTCCCTGGACATGTGAGGGGAAGCTGTCACTGATGTGGGGAAATTGTGAGGGGAGCTCTGACCGTGGGGTATGATCTCTGGGCCAAGGGCTGCACCCAGGCACGAGGCACGAGACTGAAGCACAGCCAGTGGTTCCAGCAGCCATCCCAAATCCTTtctcctggtgctgctgtgtCAGTGCTGTTCCTACCGGAGGTAGGAGTCGAGGGATGGCGTGGTGGGAGATTCCTGTCTAGAGTCAGGGCTGGAGGGCTGGGAGCCAGTCCTGGGCACTGCAGGTGTGGGGGTTCTTCCTGGGGCTGGCGTGGGGCTGTGTGGGCAGTTGGGAAATGCTGGGAGTGCTGATGTCCCTTATTTCCCTCTGGTTCCCCATCTCTCCCTAGGAGGTGGTGGGAAAGGGAGAAGGCAGGTGCTGGGAGCAGGATCGTTCACCATGGAGGAGAACAGCACAACAAACCTCACCCTGAACAATACACTTTATGGATCTCTGGACTGGGAGGAATATATCAGATCTGAATGCTCCAGCATTCCCTCCAGCCTGATTGCCTTTGCAGGGGTGTGCCTGGGGATCTCCCTCTGTGGGCTGGCAGGGAATGGGGTGGTCTTGTGGTTTCTGGGCTTGCACACACAGCAGAGCCCTTTCACTGTCTACATCCTAAATCTGGCTGTTGCAGacttctccctgctcctcctgtttCTCCTGCTTCTGTTGGCTTTTCTGTCCTTAGCAGCATTCTGCACATCTTTGTTTCCTTTTATTCACCACTATCAGCGCTTTGTGTTTGTCCTTGGGTTCCCGTGCCACGTGTTTGACCtgagcagcctggggctgctggcagcccTCAGCGTGGAGCGCTGCGTCTCCGTCCTGTGCCCCGTCTGGTACCGCTGCCACCGCCCCCGGCACCTCTCGGCCGCCGTCAGCGGGGCCCTctgggccctggcaggggcttttGTTTCCTCCCTCTACCTCACCTGCACCTACACTGAGGACTCTGGGACCGTCATTGCAGGTGTAGCCCTGGCCATTTCCGTGGTTTTTTCCCTCATGATGTTGGTTTCCAACCTGTTCCTGTTCCTCAAGCTGCGCTGTGGCTCCCGGAGGCGGCAGCCAGGGAAGCTCTTTGTGGCCATCGTGCTCAACGTCCTGCTGTTCTTTGCCTTTGGCATCCCTTTCTGCATGGAGGTTTTCATCAATCTCCCAGATTCCGGTGATTTATTCCCAGAAGACCCCTCTTTGTTCCTGGCACTGCTGAACTGCTCCCTCAACCCGGTGATTTACGTGCTGGTGGGGAGCTGCCGGCGGCGCCGCTTCCAGCGCTCGGTCAGAGTGGCTCTGCGGAGggtgtttgaggagaaaggcgGGAGTGACGAGGGGAGccacggggctggggacaccgtgGTGCAGGTGACAGCTCTGTGAGGCACTTCTGCACATGTGGCACCTCAGAGACAGCCAGAAGTATTGGAGCACATGGCTCTGAGCTCAGTCCTGTTCCTGTATTCCCCATGGAATGACCCTCATTGCCTTGGCCTCAAGGAATAAACTCTCATGTActgatatttttaattttgttgctACCCCGAAATCATGTTTGGAttatttctttttggtttttttcaatgTGGTAACTCCTGGCCCAGATTTTACTAAATAAACAACATCAGGGATTTGCTGCAGAGCTTGTCCCTGGGAATCTGCATCAGAAACTGACTCATTTCCTTAGTTTTTCCCATTCTAAAGCCTCTGGATTTTCTGTGAGGAGGGCAGGTACCTGTCTCACACCAGAGCTCTTCCTAAGGCTAGTGCCTACAATGTCTGCAATGAGCCATCTTTTGACAGTTCCAAGAAGCACCCCATTCCGTCTAGGAAAAGTAGTTTGTGTCAGGTTCCTCATAGCCGCACTAATCCTGAAATCTTTTCTGTGAACAGGCTCAAATCTCCACCTTGCATTGCACAGGTGGATTTTTAGGACTCATCAGGAATAAACCTATGATTTCTGCTTCTAATCTAATTTCACCACTTATATACCACAATTTCAGTGGTACTT is drawn from Melospiza melodia melodia isolate bMelMel2 chromosome 6, bMelMel2.pri, whole genome shotgun sequence and contains these coding sequences:
- the LOC134419897 gene encoding mas-related G-protein coupled receptor member X1-like, encoding MEENSTTNLTLNNTLYGSLDWEEYIRSECSSIPSSLIAFAGVCLGISLCGLAGNGVVLWFLGLHTQQSPFTVYILNLAVADFSLLLLFLLLLLAFLSLAAFCTSLFPFIHHYQRFVSLGLLAALSVERCVSVLCPVWYRCHRPRHLSAAVSGALWALAGAFVSSLYLTCTYTEDSGTVIAGVALAISVVFSLMMLVSNLFLFLKLRCGSRRRQPGKLFVAIVLNVLLFFAFGIPFCMEVFINLPDSGDLFPEDPSLFLALLNCSLNPVIYVLVGSCRRRRFQRSVRVALRRVFEEKGGSDEGSHGAGDTVVQVTAL